In a single window of the Caulobacter soli genome:
- the maiA gene encoding maleylacetoacetate isomerase, translating into MKLTLHSAWRSSAAYRVRIGLNLKGLAYDIAPVNLVSNQHQGPAFTALNPQRLLPALEVDGKILTQSLAILDWLDETVPEPALLPADPFDRATVRTMAHIIASDIHPVNNLRILRALTELGVDEPGREAWIGRWITDGFTALEGLIVAHGQGFAFGDTPGLADCCLVPQVYNAERFKTDLTPFPAIRAVAARCAEHPAFAAAHPNQQPDAIHA; encoded by the coding sequence GTGAAACTGACCCTCCACAGCGCCTGGCGGTCCAGCGCGGCCTACCGGGTGCGCATCGGCCTGAACCTCAAGGGCCTGGCCTACGACATCGCGCCGGTGAACCTGGTCTCGAACCAGCATCAGGGGCCGGCCTTCACGGCCCTCAATCCCCAGCGCCTGCTGCCGGCCCTGGAGGTCGACGGCAAGATCCTGACCCAGAGCCTGGCGATCCTGGACTGGCTGGACGAGACCGTTCCGGAGCCCGCCCTGCTGCCGGCCGACCCGTTCGACCGCGCCACGGTGCGAACCATGGCCCACATCATCGCCAGCGACATCCACCCGGTGAACAACCTGCGCATCCTGCGCGCCCTGACCGAGCTGGGCGTCGACGAGCCGGGTCGCGAGGCCTGGATCGGCCGCTGGATCACCGACGGCTTCACGGCCCTGGAAGGGCTGATCGTCGCCCACGGCCAGGGCTTCGCGTTCGGCGACACGCCGGGCCTGGCCGACTGCTGCCTGGTCCCCCAGGTCTACAACGCCGAGCGGTTCAAGACCGACCTGACGCCGTTCCCGGCCATCCGCGCGGTCGCCGCGCGCTGCGCCGAGCACCCGGCCTTCGCCGCCGCCCATCCCAACCAACAGCCGGACGCCATCCATGCTTGA